The following proteins are co-located in the Chryseobacterium daecheongense genome:
- a CDS encoding GH92 family glycosyl hydrolase codes for MKKELFIYFFVVLFVQSVNAQRRDDVLSWVDPFIGTGGHGHTFPGATTPFGMIQLSPDQNTKSGDWDWCSGYHYSSKTIMGFSHNHLSGTGWADLGDILVMPTTGKVKMVPGSEENPDSGYRSKFSHERETAAPGYYSVMLDSYGIKAELTASPRVGFHKYTFPKSEEANVIIDPTNKIFGNIYHTLVRIQGNNKISGYCYSNGWGGKRFAYFVMEFSKPFKSYGTYSEGKITENERFALAKDAKAFVRFSTQENESIEVKVSLSPVSTEGAQENFDAEAKNVDFAQAKETAQKTWRDLINRFQITGGTDDQRKIFYTGVYHTFIAPNLYMDTNGDYVAAQENMNTKWFTNYSTYSYWDGFRATHPLLTIMDQKHTKEFANSLISRYTDRKDHMPIWELCGYDNFCMLGYHSVSVIWDAISKGVPGIDHEKAFAAMKDASLTDKMSSSDGGGGLNDYIKLGYTPSENGASVSATLEYAYDDWCIQQLAEKLGKKEDAEVYKKRSMNFLNTFNKENNHFWPKQKNGQFLADFPLNDWKKLQPHWVSGNIWAYDFFAPHQIDEMMNLYGGKKGFEEKLDRTFTETLKMEGEQHVDISGFIGSLGFGDEPGHHVPYLYNYAGAPYKTQKMIKFIRDNMYAAKPDGIVNNEDCGQMSAWYIFSSLGFYPVTPGKPVYAIGAPQFPKASLKLENGKTFTVIAEKISDKNIYVQKMFLNGKEFKSWELNHSDIMNGGELKFVMGSKPVK; via the coding sequence ATGAAAAAGGAACTGTTTATTTATTTTTTTGTTGTCCTGTTTGTTCAATCTGTTAACGCCCAACGTAGAGACGATGTGCTTTCATGGGTAGATCCGTTTATCGGAACCGGAGGGCACGGGCATACGTTTCCGGGAGCTACAACACCTTTCGGGATGATACAGCTGAGTCCGGATCAGAATACCAAAAGTGGTGACTGGGACTGGTGTTCAGGGTATCATTACAGCAGTAAAACGATTATGGGGTTCAGTCATAATCACCTTAGTGGAACAGGCTGGGCCGATCTCGGAGATATCTTAGTGATGCCAACTACCGGAAAAGTAAAAATGGTTCCGGGATCAGAAGAAAATCCTGATAGCGGATACCGTTCCAAATTCAGTCATGAAAGAGAAACTGCTGCTCCAGGGTATTATTCTGTAATGCTTGACAGCTATGGAATAAAAGCTGAACTGACGGCTTCTCCACGGGTAGGGTTTCATAAATATACATTTCCAAAAAGCGAAGAGGCTAATGTAATCATAGATCCTACCAACAAAATCTTCGGAAATATTTATCATACACTGGTAAGAATCCAGGGAAACAATAAGATTTCCGGTTATTGCTATAGTAATGGCTGGGGTGGTAAAAGATTTGCTTATTTTGTAATGGAGTTTTCAAAACCATTTAAATCATACGGAACCTATTCTGAAGGTAAAATAACAGAAAATGAAAGGTTTGCGCTGGCTAAAGATGCAAAGGCTTTTGTAAGATTTTCTACACAGGAAAATGAAAGCATTGAAGTAAAAGTCTCTTTATCCCCGGTAAGTACGGAAGGAGCACAGGAAAATTTTGATGCAGAAGCAAAGAATGTTGATTTTGCTCAAGCTAAAGAAACTGCCCAAAAAACATGGAGAGACCTGATCAACAGATTCCAGATCACAGGCGGAACCGATGACCAGAGAAAAATATTTTATACTGGTGTTTACCATACTTTCATTGCTCCGAATCTTTATATGGATACCAATGGAGATTATGTGGCTGCCCAGGAAAATATGAATACCAAATGGTTCACCAATTATAGCACATATTCTTATTGGGATGGCTTCAGAGCAACACATCCGTTGCTTACCATTATGGATCAGAAACACACCAAAGAATTTGCAAACTCATTGATCAGCAGGTATACAGATCGCAAGGATCACATGCCAATCTGGGAACTTTGTGGATATGACAATTTCTGTATGTTGGGCTACCATAGTGTTTCGGTTATTTGGGATGCTATTTCTAAAGGTGTACCGGGAATTGATCATGAGAAGGCGTTCGCCGCGATGAAAGATGCTTCCTTAACGGATAAAATGAGCAGCAGCGATGGCGGTGGAGGTCTTAACGATTACATTAAATTAGGTTATACTCCTTCAGAAAACGGAGCTTCTGTATCCGCCACCCTGGAATATGCCTATGATGATTGGTGCATCCAGCAATTGGCTGAAAAATTAGGCAAAAAAGAAGATGCAGAAGTTTATAAAAAACGCTCAATGAATTTTCTTAATACTTTCAATAAAGAAAATAATCACTTCTGGCCTAAGCAAAAAAACGGACAATTTCTGGCTGATTTCCCTTTAAACGACTGGAAAAAGCTTCAGCCGCACTGGGTATCAGGAAACATCTGGGCATATGATTTCTTTGCTCCTCACCAGATCGATGAAATGATGAATCTTTATGGTGGAAAAAAAGGATTTGAAGAAAAATTAGATAGAACATTTACAGAAACCCTTAAAATGGAAGGGGAACAACATGTTGATATTTCAGGATTTATCGGATCTCTTGGATTTGGAGATGAACCGGGACACCATGTTCCTTATCTTTACAATTATGCAGGAGCTCCCTACAAAACCCAGAAAATGATCAAATTTATCCGTGACAATATGTACGCAGCAAAGCCAGACGGGATTGTAAATAATGAAGATTGCGGCCAGATGTCTGCATGGTATATTTTCTCTTCTTTAGGTTTTTATCCCGTTACTCCGGGAAAACCTGTGTATGCGATCGGAGCACCACAATTCCCAAAAGCTTCCTTAAAGCTGGAGAACGGAAAAACATTTACTGTGATCGCAGAGAAAATATCGGATAAAAATATTTACGTTCAGAAAATGTTTTTGAATGGTAAAGAATTTAAAAGCTGGGAATTGAATCACAGTGATATTATGAATGGGGGCGAACTGAAATTTGTGATGGGAAGTAAGCCCGTAAAATAG
- a CDS encoding ROK family protein: MQNALGIDIGGSHITMAQVDPEKHEIIGSTYIREHVDSFGGREDIFSAWVSAIGKAVVNLNREELLIGIAMPGPFDYKNGISLMQQGKFIDIYQINIKEELASRLSILNEQIHFVNDAAAFLEGEVFGGCVTEYNRVFGITLGTGLGTTFYNGETSTDEDLWNSPFKDSLAEDYLATRWFVKRYAELTGSEISGTKELLDKPKDIQFRIFQEYADSFSEFIVKYVWDYRPEVLVIGGNIAKAYPYFEERFSENLVKNNINLPVKISAIFEDAAILGAASYALKKTLIN, encoded by the coding sequence ATGCAAAATGCATTAGGTATAGACATTGGCGGATCGCATATTACAATGGCTCAGGTAGATCCTGAAAAGCATGAAATTATAGGTTCCACTTATATCAGGGAGCATGTTGACTCATTTGGCGGACGGGAAGATATTTTTTCCGCCTGGGTTTCTGCAATCGGGAAAGCTGTAGTAAATCTGAACAGGGAAGAACTCCTTATAGGCATTGCAATGCCGGGACCTTTTGATTATAAAAACGGAATTTCTCTGATGCAACAGGGAAAATTTATCGATATCTACCAAATAAATATCAAAGAAGAACTGGCCAGCAGGCTTTCTATATTAAATGAACAGATCCACTTTGTAAATGACGCTGCCGCATTTCTGGAAGGCGAAGTTTTCGGAGGTTGCGTCACTGAATATAACCGTGTATTTGGGATAACGCTGGGAACAGGATTAGGAACAACATTCTACAATGGTGAGACTTCAACAGATGAGGATTTGTGGAATTCTCCTTTTAAAGATTCCTTAGCTGAAGATTATCTTGCCACTCGATGGTTTGTTAAACGATATGCGGAATTAACAGGAAGCGAAATCTCAGGAACCAAAGAATTACTTGATAAGCCTAAAGACATCCAATTCAGGATATTTCAGGAGTATGCAGATTCTTTCTCGGAATTTATTGTCAAATATGTATGGGATTACAGGCCGGAGGTCCTTGTAATAGGAGGAAACATTGCGAAAGCATATCCTTATTTTGAAGAAAGATTTAGTGAGAATTTAGTAAAAAATAATATTAACTTGCCTGTTAAAATTTCGGCTATTTTTGAAGACGCTGCCATCTTAGGTGCTGCAAGCTATGCTTTGAAGAAGACCTTAATCAACTAA
- a CDS encoding T9SS type A sorting domain-containing protein: protein MKGKSILIALVLLIGQATSLLRAQLNPLGICYVEVNNSNILNAGSYTLQNSNKQLFDVAIIFAANINYDVSKSRAYISNNNNVTKVLNDVDTYVRPLQQKGIKVLLDILGNHQGAGICNFPTREAARDFALQIAHTVYTYGLDGVDLDDEYADYGNNATGQPNNSSFVMLLQELKAAMPDKLITWYYIGPATTRQAYNGDNAGNYINYGWNAYYGTYNAPSIPPLANSKISAAATWIQNTSASTLSTLATSTKNDGYGVFMWYDLKGTNAASYLSTGSNILYNENTQLSGQLYTWTQGASCDPPLGLEVTNVAGTSAKLNWTSNGSQTYNIDYKAANSTTWINLATNYSGNNINVNNLALSTDYDWRIQSNCSSTLKSTYLFAPRFNSGSGCEIPAGLKSENFLGTTTKLSWNAGSATSYTLQYKTAAATTWTTIQNITTNTYNLQNLTENTNYVWKVQGVCSASTVSAYSAEASFNSGFAPVQSPGPRSLSFNGSSHYLNAGQFNLSGNALTFEGWVKVNAFKTAFPNISSVIGIEVGDNNSAILRFGDAGLTNNKLQFILSFGSSQIKLNSNTGLNTNTWYHIAATYDGTAMKIYINGTLDASAAASGNFTANGILYLARNYDNSRTLNGFLDEFRVWKKALTAQEIMNDKCNIASNSAGLEANWKMDEGSGNGALDATSNTHFATLINMSNANWTTDVPCNISLSTKDNVLEKGNNVYPNPVKKGNDIHFVINDRSASEVSLYDLSGKLIKKQSVDKDKITINTQALSSGTYIYKVESKNDRIIFSGKIIVE from the coding sequence ATGAAAGGAAAATCTATTCTTATTGCATTGGTCTTATTAATAGGGCAGGCAACATCTTTATTACGGGCACAGCTTAATCCTTTAGGAATATGCTATGTGGAGGTTAATAACAGCAATATTCTGAACGCAGGGTCATATACTTTGCAAAACAGTAACAAACAACTTTTTGACGTTGCTATTATCTTCGCGGCCAACATCAATTATGATGTTTCCAAAAGCCGGGCTTATATTTCCAACAATAATAATGTGACAAAAGTATTAAACGATGTCGACACTTATGTAAGGCCTCTACAGCAAAAAGGAATCAAAGTATTATTAGATATCCTGGGGAATCATCAGGGGGCGGGTATCTGTAACTTTCCGACCCGGGAAGCGGCACGTGATTTTGCTTTGCAGATAGCCCACACCGTATATACCTATGGCCTGGATGGAGTTGATCTTGACGACGAATATGCAGATTATGGAAATAACGCTACCGGACAGCCGAATAACAGTTCTTTTGTTATGTTATTACAGGAGTTGAAAGCTGCCATGCCGGATAAATTAATTACATGGTATTACATTGGCCCGGCAACAACAAGGCAAGCTTATAATGGAGATAATGCCGGAAACTATATCAATTACGGATGGAACGCTTATTATGGCACTTATAATGCTCCTTCAATACCTCCTCTTGCCAATTCTAAAATTTCTGCGGCAGCAACCTGGATCCAGAATACTTCTGCTTCTACACTTTCTACTTTAGCAACGAGCACAAAGAATGACGGCTATGGAGTTTTTATGTGGTATGATCTTAAAGGAACCAATGCTGCCAGCTATCTGAGTACGGGATCTAACATTCTCTATAACGAGAACACACAACTTAGTGGCCAGCTGTATACCTGGACACAGGGAGCATCATGTGATCCACCATTAGGACTTGAGGTGACCAATGTTGCAGGAACTTCAGCTAAATTAAACTGGACTTCAAACGGTTCTCAAACCTACAATATAGATTATAAGGCAGCCAATTCAACAACGTGGATTAATTTGGCAACCAATTACTCCGGAAATAATATCAATGTAAACAACCTGGCTTTAAGTACAGATTACGATTGGAGAATTCAGTCCAATTGTTCTTCTACGCTGAAGAGTACATATCTTTTTGCTCCGAGATTTAATTCCGGAAGCGGATGTGAAATTCCGGCAGGCCTTAAGTCGGAAAACTTCCTGGGAACGACAACAAAGCTGTCATGGAATGCCGGAAGTGCAACTTCTTATACCTTACAGTATAAAACAGCTGCCGCTACAACATGGACAACGATTCAGAATATTACAACCAATACATATAATCTGCAAAATTTAACTGAAAATACAAATTACGTTTGGAAAGTACAGGGAGTATGCAGTGCATCTACTGTAAGTGCATATTCTGCAGAGGCTTCATTTAACAGTGGTTTTGCGCCGGTTCAAAGTCCTGGACCAAGATCTCTTTCTTTTAACGGCAGTAGTCATTATCTCAATGCCGGCCAGTTTAATCTAAGTGGGAATGCACTCACTTTTGAAGGATGGGTGAAAGTAAATGCGTTTAAAACTGCTTTCCCTAATATTTCTTCAGTAATTGGGATTGAAGTAGGAGATAATAATTCTGCCATTCTGAGATTTGGGGATGCCGGTCTTACAAACAATAAATTACAATTTATATTAAGTTTCGGCTCATCTCAGATTAAGCTGAACAGCAATACTGGATTGAATACCAACACGTGGTATCATATCGCTGCCACTTATGACGGAACGGCGATGAAAATTTATATTAACGGAACTCTTGATGCAAGTGCTGCAGCCAGCGGAAACTTTACAGCCAATGGAATTCTTTATCTGGCAAGAAATTATGATAATTCAAGAACATTGAACGGTTTCCTTGATGAATTCCGGGTGTGGAAAAAAGCATTGACAGCTCAGGAAATTATGAATGACAAATGTAATATAGCTTCTAATAGTGCAGGGCTTGAGGCTAATTGGAAAATGGATGAGGGAAGTGGTAACGGAGCTTTAGACGCGACTTCGAATACACATTTTGCGACTCTTATTAATATGTCAAATGCCAACTGGACAACAGATGTACCTTGCAATATTTCATTATCAACAAAAGACAATGTTCTTGAAAAAGGAAATAATGTCTATCCAAACCCTGTTAAAAAGGGAAATGATATTCATTTTGTAATTAATGATCGTTCTGCTAGTGAAGTATCCCTATATGATCTTTCAGGGAAGTTGATCAAAAAACAGAGTGTAGATAAAGATAAAATAACGATCAATACTCAAGCTTTATCGTCCGGAACATATATTTATAAAGTGGAATCAAAAAATGACCGCATTATATTTTCAGGAAAAATAATAGTGGAGTAA
- a CDS encoding glucosamine-6-phosphate isomerase: MENTKIFTPVELTFLNDVPRSNKVNVPYIVVDNFPKLGMLSAFRFLEWVHKNPKGVISLPTGKTPEYFIYWTKYILDHWEEENVVRLREKHQLLFADKPSLADLHFVQIDEFYPIKSSQANSFYHYVNKYYIEGFGLKKENALLINCDEIPLAEGKSFEEVFPDSKVNLELRYREALNPLEKLQKESIFLIDNWCSGYEQKIRQLGGIGFFLGGIGPDGHIAFNIKGSDPYSTTRLTSTNFETQAVAAGDLGGIEISKERLVITIGLETIIYNKDAVAIIFAAGEAKAPMIKDAMELPPSNLYPASVLSQLSNGRFYLTQGAASMLKDYIDNYYHSGSWSQEKTDRAVMSLTQKLNKYAEHLSLDDLKGDDYTKLIPDVSNTTVQQVIASIENKIKTGTKPLSNEVFYHTGPHHDDISLGLLPYIHYQSRNETNSSHYSVLTSGFTAVTNKFLIKILRDTLSFIGREEVEMLNYPDFFENGYKNKKDKDVYHYLINIASGNEEERARAVSHRMVRNIVELWNLKSKSGLREKIREIIDTVNSSYDGQNPEPKIQILKGMIREYEEELVWAHFGVRTKNVSHLRLGFYTGAIFTEKPKRERDVLPILQQLKEINPTVISLAFDPEGSGPDTHYKVLQAIAEAVREWGKEKDLSGLKIWGYRNVWYQFNAADVSHIFPVSLNAMSTMDESFTNSYLSQVDASFPSYRYNGKFSHLSIQTWVEQLKAVQLVLGKPYFYDNESPRLRATHGLLFFKEMNVEEFLQSARELEKSTEGAF, encoded by the coding sequence ATGGAAAATACTAAAATTTTTACCCCCGTAGAACTTACCTTTTTGAATGATGTTCCAAGAAGCAATAAGGTAAACGTTCCCTACATCGTCGTAGATAACTTTCCGAAGCTTGGGATGCTTTCGGCATTTCGGTTTCTGGAGTGGGTTCACAAGAATCCAAAAGGAGTTATCAGTCTGCCAACAGGAAAGACTCCGGAATATTTTATTTACTGGACAAAGTATATTCTCGATCATTGGGAGGAAGAAAATGTAGTAAGGCTAAGGGAAAAGCATCAGTTGTTATTTGCTGATAAACCATCGCTGGCTGATCTTCATTTTGTCCAAATTGATGAGTTTTATCCCATAAAATCTTCACAAGCTAATAGTTTTTATCATTATGTAAACAAATATTACATTGAAGGGTTTGGGCTTAAAAAAGAAAATGCTTTACTTATTAATTGTGATGAAATCCCTTTGGCGGAAGGTAAAAGTTTTGAAGAAGTTTTCCCGGACAGCAAAGTAAATCTTGAACTAAGATATCGTGAAGCCCTGAACCCTCTTGAAAAATTACAAAAAGAATCTATTTTCCTCATTGATAACTGGTGTTCAGGATATGAACAAAAAATCCGCCAATTGGGAGGGATTGGTTTTTTCCTAGGGGGTATTGGTCCAGACGGACACATTGCTTTTAATATCAAAGGTTCGGATCCTTATTCTACGACAAGGCTGACTTCGACTAATTTTGAGACGCAGGCAGTTGCTGCGGGAGATCTGGGAGGAATTGAAATTTCAAAAGAGCGCCTGGTGATCACTATAGGTCTTGAAACCATTATTTATAACAAAGATGCGGTTGCTATTATTTTTGCAGCAGGTGAAGCGAAGGCTCCTATGATCAAAGATGCAATGGAACTTCCTCCTTCCAATTTATATCCGGCTTCTGTCCTTTCCCAACTTTCTAACGGACGGTTTTATCTTACACAAGGTGCGGCAAGTATGCTGAAAGACTATATTGATAACTATTATCATTCTGGAAGCTGGTCCCAGGAAAAGACCGATAGAGCTGTAATGTCTCTGACCCAAAAGCTGAACAAATATGCAGAACATCTTTCGTTGGATGATCTGAAAGGGGATGATTATACAAAACTAATTCCGGATGTAAGCAATACTACGGTACAGCAAGTTATTGCGTCCATTGAAAATAAAATAAAAACAGGAACAAAACCGCTCAGCAATGAAGTCTTTTATCATACCGGACCCCATCATGATGATATTTCTTTAGGATTATTACCATATATTCATTATCAGTCCCGTAATGAGACCAATTCTTCTCACTATTCAGTTCTTACCTCAGGATTTACTGCTGTTACCAATAAATTTTTAATAAAAATCCTTCGCGATACGCTTTCTTTTATCGGAAGAGAAGAAGTTGAAATGCTCAATTATCCCGATTTTTTTGAAAACGGATATAAAAATAAAAAAGATAAAGATGTATATCATTATCTGATCAATATTGCCTCCGGAAATGAAGAAGAGCGGGCGAGAGCTGTTTCTCATAGAATGGTAAGGAATATTGTCGAGCTCTGGAATCTGAAAAGCAAGTCTGGATTACGCGAAAAGATCAGGGAGATCATAGACACGGTTAACTCCAGCTATGACGGACAAAACCCTGAACCGAAAATTCAGATTTTAAAAGGGATGATCCGTGAATATGAGGAAGAGCTTGTATGGGCACATTTTGGGGTGAGAACAAAAAACGTAAGCCATCTGAGGCTCGGCTTTTATACGGGAGCCATTTTTACGGAAAAACCAAAAAGAGAACGGGATGTTCTTCCTATTTTACAACAGTTAAAGGAAATTAACCCTACAGTTATAAGTTTAGCTTTTGACCCTGAAGGAAGCGGCCCTGATACTCATTACAAAGTTTTGCAGGCTATCGCTGAAGCGGTAAGAGAATGGGGCAAAGAAAAAGATCTTTCCGGTCTTAAAATCTGGGGTTACAGAAATGTATGGTATCAGTTTAATGCTGCAGACGTCAGCCATATATTCCCCGTATCACTTAATGCCATGAGCACAATGGATGAGAGCTTTACCAACAGCTATCTGAGCCAGGTAGATGCGTCCTTTCCAAGTTACCGTTACAATGGGAAGTTCAGTCATCTGTCAATACAAACCTGGGTAGAACAGCTCAAAGCGGTTCAGCTGGTATTAGGGAAACCATATTTTTATGATAACGAGAGTCCGAGGCTGAGGGCAACCCACGGATTATTATTCTTTAAAGAAATGAATGTAGAAGAATTCCTTCAATCTGCGAGGGAGCTGGAGAAGTCAACGGAAGGAGCCTTCTGA
- a CDS encoding glycoside hydrolase family 130 protein, which translates to MTSQSAMIPWQDRPADRHDIMWRFSENPIINRYAIPTSNSIFNSAVVPFEDGFAGVFRCDNKSVQMNIFAGFSKDGINWDINHDPIEMKAGNTEMIESDYKYDPRVTFIEDRYWITWCNGYNGPTIGIGYTFDFKEFFQCENAFLPFNRNGVLFPEKIDGKYAMLSRPSDNGHTPFGDIYISYSPDMKYWGEHRCVMKVAPFEESAWQCTKIGGGPVPIRTEEGWLLFYHGVINTCNGFRYSMGSALLDLENPSKVLYRTKPYLLAPAELYELTGDVPNVIFPCAALSEGDKVTVYYGAADTVVSIAFGYISEIIDFMKKNSL; encoded by the coding sequence ATGACATCTCAATCAGCAATGATCCCTTGGCAGGATCGTCCGGCAGATCGTCACGATATAATGTGGCGTTTCTCTGAAAATCCAATTATCAACAGATATGCAATACCAACATCGAACAGTATATTCAATAGCGCGGTAGTCCCTTTTGAAGATGGATTTGCCGGTGTTTTCAGATGTGATAACAAATCTGTACAAATGAATATTTTTGCTGGTTTCAGTAAGGATGGCATCAATTGGGATATCAACCACGATCCAATTGAAATGAAAGCAGGAAATACAGAAATGATCGAATCTGATTATAAATATGATCCGCGTGTCACTTTTATAGAAGATCGTTACTGGATCACATGGTGTAACGGATATAACGGACCTACGATCGGAATTGGGTATACCTTTGATTTTAAAGAATTTTTCCAGTGTGAAAATGCCTTTTTGCCTTTTAACAGAAATGGAGTTCTTTTCCCTGAAAAGATTGATGGAAAATATGCGATGTTGAGCCGTCCCAGTGATAACGGACATACGCCTTTCGGGGATATCTATATCAGCTATAGTCCTGATATGAAATATTGGGGAGAGCATCGTTGCGTAATGAAAGTAGCTCCATTTGAAGAGAGTGCTTGGCAATGTACCAAGATCGGAGGCGGCCCGGTTCCGATAAGAACAGAAGAAGGATGGTTGCTATTTTATCACGGGGTGATCAATACATGTAATGGTTTTCGCTATTCCATGGGATCAGCATTGCTTGACCTTGAAAATCCTTCAAAAGTATTGTACAGAACAAAACCTTATCTATTGGCTCCCGCAGAGCTATATGAGCTTACGGGAGATGTTCCGAATGTGATTTTTCCTTGTGCGGCATTATCAGAAGGAGACAAAGTTACGGTATATTATGGAGCTGCTGATACGGTGGTTTCCATTGCATTCGGATATATTTCAGAAATCATTGATTTCATGAAAAAAAATTCTCTTTAA
- a CDS encoding glycoside hydrolase family 125 protein: MERRKFIKTSALAGAGLLFAQNAFAKGLSVEEFPVVRVPKDKRHFTSEAVENAISAFKKKVKNKELTWLFENCFPNTLDTTVFYTENNGTPDTYVITGDIDAMWLRDSSAQVFPYLQFSKKDEKLHKLISGVIHKQTQFILKDPYANAFYNDDQKISKWKEYDHTDMKPGIHERKWEIDSLCYPIRLAYHFWKTTGDTKPFDNNWLQGIKLTLKTFIEQQRKTGLGPYQFERTTAWATDGIPMGGYGYPTKPVGLISSMFRPSDDATIYAFLIPSNLFAVVSLRQAAEMVSQIKNEKELAKQLTSLADEVDAAIKKYGIYDHPQYGKIYAFETNGFGSYNLMDDANCPSLLGLPYLDAVKADDPVYLNTRKYVWSQDNPFFFKGKLAEGIGGPHIGLDMIWPMSIIMKALTTQDKSEIRWCIETLQKTHGGTGFMHESFHKDNDKKFTREWFAWSNTLFGELLWKTYNENPELLG, encoded by the coding sequence ATGGAAAGGAGAAAATTTATTAAAACAAGTGCACTGGCAGGAGCCGGATTATTATTTGCGCAGAATGCTTTTGCAAAAGGGTTAAGCGTAGAAGAATTCCCTGTTGTCCGTGTTCCTAAAGATAAAAGGCATTTTACCAGTGAAGCGGTAGAAAATGCTATCTCAGCCTTTAAAAAGAAAGTGAAAAATAAAGAATTGACCTGGCTTTTTGAAAACTGCTTTCCCAATACATTAGATACAACGGTTTTCTATACAGAAAACAACGGAACACCGGATACTTATGTTATCACTGGAGATATAGATGCCATGTGGCTTCGTGACAGTTCTGCACAGGTTTTTCCTTACTTGCAGTTTTCAAAAAAAGATGAAAAGCTGCACAAATTGATATCAGGAGTAATCCATAAACAGACCCAGTTTATTCTGAAGGATCCTTATGCGAATGCATTTTATAATGATGATCAAAAGATAAGTAAGTGGAAAGAGTACGATCATACGGATATGAAACCCGGTATACACGAAAGAAAATGGGAAATAGATTCACTCTGCTATCCAATCCGCCTTGCGTATCATTTCTGGAAAACGACCGGAGATACAAAACCTTTTGATAATAACTGGCTGCAAGGAATTAAGCTGACTCTGAAAACTTTTATTGAACAGCAGAGAAAAACAGGTTTAGGACCTTATCAGTTTGAAAGGACAACAGCCTGGGCTACCGATGGAATCCCAATGGGAGGGTATGGATATCCTACAAAACCTGTTGGTCTTATAAGCTCCATGTTCCGACCAAGTGATGATGCTACCATTTATGCATTCCTTATACCTTCCAATTTATTTGCTGTGGTAAGTTTACGCCAGGCAGCAGAAATGGTTTCCCAGATCAAAAATGAAAAGGAACTGGCTAAACAATTAACGAGTCTTGCTGATGAGGTAGATGCTGCCATAAAGAAATATGGAATCTATGACCATCCGCAGTATGGAAAAATATATGCTTTTGAAACGAATGGTTTTGGTAGCTATAACCTAATGGATGATGCCAATTGTCCAAGCTTGTTGGGATTGCCTTATCTGGATGCTGTAAAAGCTGATGATCCTGTTTATCTTAATACCCGGAAATATGTATGGTCACAAGATAATCCTTTCTTTTTCAAAGGTAAGCTGGCAGAAGGAATCGGGGGGCCTCACATTGGTTTAGATATGATCTGGCCGATGAGTATCATTATGAAAGCGCTTACGACCCAAGATAAAAGCGAGATCCGCTGGTGTATAGAAACTTTACAGAAAACCCATGGAGGAACAGGTTTTATGCATGAGTCCTTCCATAAAGATAATGATAAGAAATTTACCAGAGAATGGTTTGCCTGGTCCAATACATTATTCGGAGAATTGTTATGGAAAACCTATAATGAAAATCCGGAACTGCTGGGATAA